DNA from Chitinophaga pendula:
TCGCACCGGCCGATAACCCGAAGATCGCCATCGCCGTAGTAGTGGAAAACGCAGGTTTCGGCGCTACCTATGCCGGTCCTATCGCCTCCCTCATGATGGAGAAATACCTGAACGATACGATCTCCGCCAAGCGCCAGCCGTTGATAAAACGTATGCTGGATGCCAATACCATACCGGAAGCTATGCGCGCTAAATCCAAACTGGACTCGCTCAACAGGAAAGCACCGGTGATAGACAAAACCGGCCAGCAGATCAAAACAAACTAACAGAACAATATACTCAGGAACTTATAACATACCCGTTTAAATGAACCGCTCGCAAGCAAAACTTACCCAAGGGATCGACTGGCCTGTGCTAGGCCTTTATATGGCATTAGTGTTCATTGGCCTCCTATCTATTTTTGCGGCGGAATACCGGGAAGGAGATAATATCTGGCAGAACATCTCCCACCTGAATAAAAACTATGCCCGCCAGCTGCTGTGGCTGGGCGTATCTATCGTACTGGCTACCATCATCTGGCTTACAGACAGTAAGTTCTTCACCGCCACTGCCAACCTCCTGTACGCCTTCGGCTTACTGTCGCTACTGGTCGTATTGGGAATAGGTACTGATGTAAAAGGTTCCCACTCCTGGCTCGAATTAGGAGGATTCCGCTTTCAACCGGCAGAGTTTGCCAAACTGTGTACCAACCTGGCACTGGCCAAATACCTGTCATCGCAGGAGACAGACTTCACCAAACTTAGATCCCGGCTGATAGCCGCCGCCATCGCCCTCATCCCCTCAGCGATCATCATCCTGCAGGACGAAACAGGACTGGCACTGGTATATTTCTCCTTCTTCCTCGTCATGTACCGCGAAGGACTACCCGGCGTATTACTGGTGATCGCCTTCTCCGGTATCGTACTGGTATTGTCTGCCTTGCTCGTAGATAAAAATATCCTGCTCATCATATTCACCGTGATCACCGCCCTCGTGATCTACTTCAGCCGCCGCGAAATCAAACGCAACCGCAGCCGCCT
Protein-coding regions in this window:
- the rodA gene encoding rod shape-determining protein RodA; amino-acid sequence: MNRSQAKLTQGIDWPVLGLYMALVFIGLLSIFAAEYREGDNIWQNISHLNKNYARQLLWLGVSIVLATIIWLTDSKFFTATANLLYAFGLLSLLVVLGIGTDVKGSHSWLELGGFRFQPAEFAKLCTNLALAKYLSSQETDFTKLRSRLIAAAIALIPSAIIILQDETGLALVYFSFFLVMYREGLPGVLLVIAFSGIVLVLSALLVDKNILLIIFTVITALVIYFSRREIKRNRSRLALILSIWVFCAGFVMFVVPFVFTKVLKDYQVRRIEVMLGKENDPKATYNTRQSMIAIGSGGLLGKGYLRGTQTRFDFVPEQSTDFIFCTVGEDFGFIGSIIFLAIYVALLLRIIYIAERQRSTFSRVYAYGVASIIFFHLAINISMTIGLAPVIGIPLPLVSYGGSSLMTFTMLIFIMLRLDADRQMVLR